CAAACACAGCGCCATTGTCGCCGCCACTCAGGTAAACCGTTCTGGAATCGGGCGCAAAGGCGACTCCGAGAAAGTTGCCGTCACGAAAGGGCAGATCCTTTTTATTCGTTCCATATTTGGGTATCCGTATGGTTTTCAGCGACGCCAGATCGATCAGCGTAATCACCCCATTATGAAGCGTAACTGCCTTTTTCCCGTCAGGGGAAAGCGAGAGGCCAAATGGGTCGTGCGTAATACGGGCCATTTGGCCGGCAGGCTTTACAAACCGGCCGCTTGGCAACACTGAGATACCCGCGGTATCAATTTTACAGTATTGACTGTATCCGGGAACTTCCAGGATATTTACTTTTTGTTGGGCGACTGCTGTTACTGAAACAAGCAAAAAAACGGATAGAATTAAGACGTATCTGGCGTTCATGTGCGTTTATATGGGTGATAAAAATAAAAGCAGAAAGTTAAGTCGGCCTTTATTAATTATTAAATGTCCTTACCATGCATTGCCCGCGCTATCAGTATCAAGAAATAATATCGCGTTAGGATGCCTGCGCAGTGCAGAAGCCGGGCAATATTCCGTTATCCCGCCATATATGGTATCAAAAACAGCCGCAGTCTTATTTTTTCCCGGCACCATACAACAGATGTATCTGCCAGCCATTAAGGCCGGAACAGTTAGCGTTATAGCATGAGTTGGCACATCATCTAATGCAGCAAAACAGCCGTCATTTACCTGCTGCCTGCGGCAGGATTCATCTAAATCGACAATTTTAACAACCAATGGATCGTTGAAATTGGCCACATGGGGGTCGTTAAAGGCTATGTGCCCATTCTCGCCTATGCCCATGCAAACAATATCGGGCGGTTTTTGCAATAACAGTTCGGCGTACCGCCGGCATTCAAGCTGCGGATCTGGAGCATTTCCATTAATGTAATTAACCGACCGGAAAGGCAAATGACCAAATATCTTCTCTTTCAAAAACGCTCCAAATCTTTGCGGTGCGTCATCGCTCAGGCCAATGTATTCATCCATGTGGAAGGCGTTCACGCGTTGCCATTCAATATCTTTTCTTTCGACCAATGCCTGCAGGAATTCATTTTGAGATGGCGCTGCCGCGAAGATTATATTCACAAACTGCTGCCGCGAGAATAATTCCGTCAGCTTTTCACAAACCATTATCGCCGCGGTATTACCCATCCCGGAGCGGGAGTCATATATCCTGACAGCCAGTGAGTCTGCTTTAAATTCCCTGAACATTCTTATCAAAAATTATTTTACCGTTGATCATGGTAGCACTGATATTAATATTCTCGTCAAAAAAAACAATGTCGGCGTCCTTCCCTGCTTCCAGCGACCCTTTTTTGTTATCGATCTTCATAATTCTCGCGGGAATATATGAAGCCATGCGTACCGCTTCTACCAATGGTACTTCAGCCAGCTTCACCATGTTCCGTACTAACAGATCAAAGGTAGCCACGCTGCCGGCGAACGACTGGCGATCTGGCATTTTGGCTAC
Above is a window of Mucilaginibacter ginsenosidivorans DNA encoding:
- a CDS encoding glucosamine-6-phosphate deaminase, yielding MFREFKADSLAVRIYDSRSGMGNTAAIMVCEKLTELFSRQQFVNIIFAAAPSQNEFLQALVERKDIEWQRVNAFHMDEYIGLSDDAPQRFGAFLKEKIFGHLPFRSVNYINGNAPDPQLECRRYAELLLQKPPDIVCMGIGENGHIAFNDPHVANFNDPLVVKIVDLDESCRRQQVNDGCFAALDDVPTHAITLTVPALMAGRYICCMVPGKNKTAAVFDTIYGGITEYCPASALRRHPNAILFLDTDSAGNAW